The DNA window CGCCAGCGGCCCCGCGTGGACGGCCACCCGCCCGCCGGGGGCGAGGACGCGCGAGGCCAGGCCGTAGAACTCCTGCGAGTACAGCTTCGTGCTGCGGGTGATGCCGGGGTCGGGCAGATCCGAGATCACCACGTCGTACGGCCGCCCGCGCTGCCCCTCGTCCCGCAGCCAGGTGAACGCGTCGGCGGTGTGGACCCGCAGCCGGGGGTCGGCGAGCGCGCCGCCGTTCAGCGCCGAGAGGGCGGGGTCCGTACGGGCCAGTGCGACGACGGCCGGGTCCAGCTCGACCACCGTGACCGAGTCCACCCCCGGATAGCGCAGCACCTCGCGGGCCGCCAGACCGTCGCCGCCGCCCAGAATCAGCACGCGCGCGCGGCGCCCCCGCATCGCGGGGTGCACGAGCGCCTCGTGGTACCGGTGCTCGTCACGGCCGCTGACCCGCAGCCGCCCGTCGAGGAACAGGTCGAGCGACCTGCCCCGGCCGCCTGCGGCGTCACGGCCCGCGTCGCCGGTGACGACGATCTCCTGAAGATCCGTATGTACGGCGACCCGCACCCGCTCGCCGTACACCGCCCGCCGCGCCGCCCGCTCGAAGTCGCCGACGAGGGCGGTCGCGGTGGCGAGCAGCGTCAGCACCACCGTGTTCGCCACCACCAGCAGCCAGCGTTCGCGCCGCGTCAGCTCGTGCCGGAAGAGCCACAGCACGAGCGCCCCGCCCGCCACCGTGTTGACCGCGCCGGTGAGCAGCGCGCCCGTCAACTGGCCGAGCAGCGGCAGCAGAAGGAAGGGGAACGCCAGCCCGCCGACCAGCGCCCCCACATAGTCCGCGGCGAACAGGTCCGCCACGTCACCACTCGTGTCCCGGCGCTCCCCGCGCCGGGACAACCGCTGGATCAGCGTCATCAGCAGCGGGATCTCGGCTCCGATGAGCACGCCGATCACCAGCGAGAAGACGACCAGCGCGTACCGCGCGCCGCCCAGCCAGGCGAACGTCGCGTACAGCACCAGCGCCGAACTGCCGCCGCACAGCGCCAGCGCGGCCTCCAGCAGGCCGAAGCCCACGGCCGCGCGGCACCGCAGCCGCTTCGCGAGCAGCGATCCGATGCCCATCGCGAAGACCATCACGGAGAGCACGACGGACGCCTGGGTGACCGAGTCGCCGATCAGATATGACGCGAGCGCGACCAGTTCGAGCTCGTACACGAGTCCGCACGCGGCGCAGACGAACACCACCGCGAGCACCATGAACCTGCCCGTCCGCGGCCGCACGGGCAGGGCCGCCGGGGCTTCCGGCACCGACAGCGACACAGGCGAATCGATCACCATGCGAACGCTACGTCACAAAGGGCTAACCACCCGTCACCCACAAGAGTGCAACTAGCGGGCAGTAGGCATACGTACGCCGACTCTTGACCGTGTGACGACGAGCTGCCCCTCCTGCGGGTAGGCGTGCCAGGTACGCCACCGCACCTGCCCCTCGTACCGTTGCGCCAGCATCGCCGTGAAGGCGTGCGGGCTGCCGGGGAACGTCCCGGCCAGGCCGTTGGGATGGTCGGCGACCAGTGCGAGGAGTTCCTGGGCCCTCCCCGCGAACTGGCCCTGGGTGAGCGTCTCGACGCGGGCGGCGAATTCGTACTCCCATTCCCCGAGCCGCTTCGCCACGCCCAGCGGCAGCGGCGTACTGCTGCCGGGCATACAGGCGACCGTCTCTGAGCAGGACCCTTCGTCCTCCTCCAGGAGCACTTGGTGGGAGGCACCGAGGAGCCTCAACTGGAGGACCGCGCCGTTGAGTTGGAGGTCGCGCACGGCCAGGGCCGGCAGCGGCTCCCGCCCCAGCGCCCAGGCGAGATCGGCGGCGCGCGTGTCGGTGTAGGCAGTCTTGAGAGTCGTGAGCATGAGTGGGCTCCGCAGACAGGCGTTTGGAATGGTGGACCGGGGTCACCTGGAAGGTGGGGTAAGAGGAGGTTCGGGGACCGCCTGCTCGGGTCCACATGAGGTCCGAGGGCTGAGGTTCTCGACTGCGAGGGAATCATGAAGTGCGCTGCGCTCACAGCGTTTTTACCCAACTTGGAGGGGTTTCCATCCCCTCGGGGGCTGCACGGTTCAACTGTTCAACCACAAAGCGCCCCACGGGAGTTAACCCGCCGGGCGCACGGTCCTGACGCTTGGAAAGGTGCCGGTGTGGTACGCGGCGACGGGGCACCGTCGCCACCCGGCCGACTGCCCCGTGTCAGTCGGCCGGGTGACGGCTGCCCCCGTTCTGCCGGGCGGCCGGCTGGGCGACCGCCCCGCAGGTGCCGCCGGGGCCGCGCACCGTGCGGCCGCCCCGTGGCGGT is part of the Streptomyces agglomeratus genome and encodes:
- a CDS encoding polyamine aminopropyltransferase; this translates as MIDSPVSLSVPEAPAALPVRPRTGRFMVLAVVFVCAACGLVYELELVALASYLIGDSVTQASVVLSVMVFAMGIGSLLAKRLRCRAAVGFGLLEAALALCGGSSALVLYATFAWLGGARYALVVFSLVIGVLIGAEIPLLMTLIQRLSRRGERRDTSGDVADLFAADYVGALVGGLAFPFLLLPLLGQLTGALLTGAVNTVAGGALVLWLFRHELTRRERWLLVVANTVVLTLLATATALVGDFERAARRAVYGERVRVAVHTDLQEIVVTGDAGRDAAGGRGRSLDLFLDGRLRVSGRDEHRYHEALVHPAMRGRRARVLILGGGDGLAAREVLRYPGVDSVTVVELDPAVVALARTDPALSALNGGALADPRLRVHTADAFTWLRDEGQRGRPYDVVISDLPDPGITRSTKLYSQEFYGLASRVLAPGGRVAVHAGPLATRPRVYWTVEATLRAAGLRTRPYRVTGRLSGFTAGPDRAAGAAVAPHDWGFVLAARATEPGLALAAEAPRLRSLSPAVLSRGERSAEGVRVRGVPPSTLVHPRYTQG
- a CDS encoding DUF2617 family protein gives rise to the protein MLTTLKTAYTDTRAADLAWALGREPLPALAVRDLQLNGAVLQLRLLGASHQVLLEEDEGSCSETVACMPGSSTPLPLGVAKRLGEWEYEFAARVETLTQGQFAGRAQELLALVADHPNGLAGTFPGSPHAFTAMLAQRYEGQVRWRTWHAYPQEGQLVVTRSRVGVRMPTAR